In the Nocardioides panaciterrulae genome, AGCTTCGGCAGCCGGTCGTCGGGGACGCCCACCACACCGACGTTCGGCTCGATCGTCGCGAACGGGTAGTTCGCCGCGAGCACGTCGTTCTTGGTCAGGGCGTTGAAGAGCGTGGACTTGCCCGCGTTGGGGAGTCCGACGATGCCGATCGTGAGAGCCACGGGGCGCGAGTCTACGGGCGCGTACGGCGGTCTCCCGAATCCTCCGGCCGGCCCCGCAGCCCGGGGAGTGACCCAGGGAGTGGCCCGGGGAGTGGCTAGGGTCGCAGCTGTGACCTACGACCTCGCGCGCATCCGGTCCGACTTCCCCGCCCTCGAGCACGGCGTGGCCCACTTCGACGGGCCCGGCGGCTCGCAGACGCCGCGCCAGGTCGCGGACGCGGTGAGCGCCACGCTGACCGCGGGGCTCGCGAACCGGGGCAGCGTCACCGACGCCGAGCGGCGCGCCGAGGACGTCACCCGGGCCGCGCGCGCCGCGATGGCCGACTTCCTCGGCGCCGAGGCCGAGGGCGTCGTCTTCGGCCGGTCGATGACCCAGCTGACCTTCGACCTCGCCCGCACGCTCGCCCAGGGCTGGGGCGCCGGCGACGAGATCGTCGTGACCCGGCTCGACCACGACGCCAACATCCGCCCCTGGGTGCTGGCCGCCGGTCGTGCCGGCGCGACCGTGCGCTGGCTCGACTTCGACCCCGCCACCGCCGAGCTCGACGACATCGCCCCGCTGCTGAGCGAGCGCACCCGGCTGGTCGCGGTCACCGGCGCCTCCAACCTGTTCGGCACCCGCCCCGACGTCGCCGCGATCGCGGCCCAGGCGCACGCGGTCGGCGCCCTCGTGCACGTCGACGCCGTCCACCTGGCCGCGCACGCGGCCGTCGACAAGGCCGGGCTTGGGGCCGACTTCGTCGCCTGCTCGCCGTACAAGTTCTTCGGGCCGCACCACGGGGTGCTGGCCGCGTCGGCCGCGCTGCTGGAGACGCTGCACCCCGAGAAGCTGCTGCCCTCCTCCGACGCGGTGCCGGAGCGGTTCGAGCTCGGCACGCTGCCCTACGAGATGCTCGCCGGCACCACCGCGGCCGTCGACTACATCGCGGGCCTCGCCTCCGACGCCGAGGACCGGCGGACCGCGGTGGTGGAGTCGATGACCGCGCTCGACGAGCACGAGACCCGGCTGATGGCCCGGCTGCTCGACGGCCTGGGCGACCTCGACCGGGTCACCCTGCACGGCCGGCCGGCCCGACGCACCCCCACGGCGCTGTTCACCGTCGACGGCCTGAGCCCGCGCGAGGTCCACGAGGGCCTCGCGAAGGTGGGCGTGAACGCCCCCGCCAGCCACTTCTACGCCCTCGAGGCCTCC is a window encoding:
- a CDS encoding cysteine desulfurase-like protein yields the protein MTYDLARIRSDFPALEHGVAHFDGPGGSQTPRQVADAVSATLTAGLANRGSVTDAERRAEDVTRAARAAMADFLGAEAEGVVFGRSMTQLTFDLARTLAQGWGAGDEIVVTRLDHDANIRPWVLAAGRAGATVRWLDFDPATAELDDIAPLLSERTRLVAVTGASNLFGTRPDVAAIAAQAHAVGALVHVDAVHLAAHAAVDKAGLGADFVACSPYKFFGPHHGVLAASAALLETLHPEKLLPSSDAVPERFELGTLPYEMLAGTTAAVDYIAGLASDAEDRRTAVVESMTALDEHETRLMARLLDGLGDLDRVTLHGRPARRTPTALFTVDGLSPREVHEGLAKVGVNAPASHFYALEASRHTGLGDAGGVRVGLAAYTSEDDVNRLVRGLQGLLSSAG